A single window of Sulfitobacter sp. JL08 DNA harbors:
- a CDS encoding helix-turn-helix domain-containing protein, with amino-acid sequence MLHQDPSKAETLGADLRALRKARGITLADLAGTLGRSVGWLSQVERDLSDVSVTELRQIAKALDVSLSMLFSHSAAVADEAGYVVRKDTRRPIGSNAAGLVEELLSPDLTDDFEMVYSTFEPNSQRVECFSRPTQEVGYLVSGKLDLEIGLRRFTIHPGDSFRIRGEPFRWINPYDTPAVAIWVIAPPVY; translated from the coding sequence CTGCGCGCGCTGCGCAAGGCGCGTGGGATCACGCTGGCCGATCTGGCGGGCACGCTCGGGCGCTCTGTCGGCTGGCTAAGTCAGGTCGAAAGGGATTTGTCGGATGTGTCGGTGACGGAACTGCGCCAGATCGCCAAGGCGCTGGATGTGTCCCTGTCGATGCTGTTCAGCCACAGCGCCGCTGTCGCCGACGAGGCCGGGTATGTGGTGCGCAAAGACACGCGCCGCCCCATCGGATCGAATGCCGCGGGCCTTGTCGAAGAATTGCTGTCCCCGGATCTGACGGATGATTTCGAAATGGTCTATTCCACCTTCGAACCGAACAGCCAGCGCGTCGAATGTTTTTCGCGCCCGACACAAGAGGTGGGCTATCTGGTTTCCGGCAAGCTTGATCTGGAAATCGGCCTGCGGCGGTTCACCATTCATCCCGGTGACAGTTTTCGCATTCGCGGCGAACCCTTTCGCTGGATCAATCCCTATGACACACCTGCCGTTGCGATCTGGGTGATCGCACCGCCGGTCTACTAA
- a CDS encoding LysE family translocator: MSFEAWIVFAVFWVVFVTTPGPNAVNCINNGMTLGFRRALVGVLAILTQATLFLILSALGITALIAASPTAFLAAKLIGAAVLIYLGVRGWMNAAKPVTIEQRPARSIYLRALAIATINPKSVAGYLAAFSQFVQPDVPIWDQMVVIVPTALTLTALSYTGFTALGAGIGRAALGVVFNFWVRRVMAACFIIYGVLLGSTSVPQGRV; this comes from the coding sequence ATGAGTTTTGAGGCGTGGATCGTATTTGCCGTGTTCTGGGTTGTGTTTGTCACCACGCCGGGGCCGAACGCGGTGAACTGTATCAACAACGGCATGACACTCGGTTTCAGGCGCGCGCTTGTCGGTGTTTTGGCGATCCTCACTCAGGCAACCCTGTTTCTGATCCTTTCGGCATTGGGTATCACCGCCCTGATCGCGGCATCGCCGACTGCGTTTCTGGCGGCCAAACTGATTGGGGCGGCGGTTCTGATCTATCTGGGTGTGCGCGGCTGGATGAATGCGGCAAAGCCCGTGACCATTGAACAGCGCCCCGCAAGATCGATCTATCTGCGCGCGCTGGCCATCGCCACCATCAACCCCAAAAGCGTGGCGGGATACCTTGCCGCGTTCTCGCAATTCGTTCAGCCCGATGTGCCGATCTGGGACCAGATGGTCGTGATCGTGCCCACGGCCCTGACGCTGACCGCGCTAAGCTACACGGGGTTCACTGCGTTGGGCGCGGGCATCGGGCGCGCGGCTTTGGGCGTTGTTTTCAATTTTTGGGTGCGCCGCGTCATGGCCGCCTGCTTCATCATCTACGGGGTGCTTCTGGGCAGCACCTCTGTACCGCAAGGAAGAGTCTGA
- a CDS encoding GFA family protein, with the protein MLKGSCLCGAIKFEATGTARDPAACHCGQCRKQSGHYWAAVNVPMSGFTCSGDVRWYEASPIAKRGFCPTCGSFLFWKAHDEDEIGVALGALDAPTGLRLERHIYTADKGDYYDITDHVPQEEQENG; encoded by the coding sequence ATGTTAAAGGGAAGCTGCCTGTGCGGCGCGATCAAGTTCGAGGCCACGGGAACAGCGCGCGACCCTGCCGCCTGTCATTGCGGCCAGTGCCGAAAGCAATCGGGCCATTACTGGGCCGCGGTCAACGTGCCGATGTCCGGCTTTACCTGTTCCGGCGATGTGCGCTGGTACGAGGCAAGCCCGATTGCCAAACGCGGCTTTTGCCCGACCTGCGGATCTTTCCTGTTCTGGAAGGCACACGACGAAGACGAAATAGGCGTCGCGCTTGGCGCGCTGGATGCCCCGACCGGTCTTAGGCTGGAACGTCATATCTATACCGCCGACAAGGGTGATTATTACGACATCACGGATCATGTCCCGCAAGAGGAGCAAGAAAATGGCTGA
- a CDS encoding GcvT family protein — protein MAEFPTTARVVIIGGGAVGASALYHLALAGWTDCVLLEKNELTAGSTWHAAGNVPTFSTSWAIMNMQRYSTELYRGLADKVDYPMNYHVTGSIRLAHSKERVQEFERAKGMGRYQGMDIEMMSPKEAQEIYPFMELHDLKGVLYDPNDGDIDPSQLTQALAKGARDLGARIERFCPATGVSRDGDEWIIHTDKGDIRCEFVVNAAGYYAQKVGEWFKPYGGRTVPMMVMSHQYLLTDEIPEIAKFTADHGKLPLLRDVDSSYYLRQEKTGLNLGPYERNCKAHWITPEDPFPEDFSFQLYPDDLERLEWYIEDAMARVPLLGSTGINKVINGPIPYAPDGLPLLGPMPGVKNAFEACVFTFGIAQSGGAGKVLAEWITEGATEWDMWAVDPRRYTDYTDADYCIQKGMETYGHEYAMHFPWHAWPAGRDKKLSPVHDKVIKAGGVMGAYNGWERANWFAQPGDDTSLDATHTWERAGPWEQRIREECEAVRDNVGVLDLPGFSRFNLSGEGAAEWLRGMITGGLPKIGRMNLAYFADDRGRILTEMSVLRHGEDQFTLITAATAQWHDFDVLNNALPTGLSLTDHTTEYSTLIVTGPKARALFEQIAEADLSLGWLSHQPARVAGKSAALARVSFAGELGWEIHATNADMPEIYDAVIAAGAKPFGMWALNSLRIEKGYRAWKGDLSTDYTLFEGGLDRFVKLDKPQDFRGKAALQNEKQQGSKKRFVTLLVDAGAADAPYMSTLWHDGQVVGETTSGAWGYRINSSVALGMVRTDLAVPDTALEVEIYGERRRATVQADAPLWDADNERLRA, from the coding sequence ATGGCTGAATTTCCGACAACCGCACGGGTGGTTATCATTGGTGGCGGGGCGGTTGGCGCCTCGGCTTTGTATCATCTGGCGCTGGCCGGCTGGACCGATTGCGTTCTGCTCGAAAAAAACGAACTAACTGCGGGCAGCACATGGCACGCGGCGGGCAACGTGCCGACATTTTCGACCAGCTGGGCGATCATGAACATGCAGCGCTATTCGACCGAGCTGTATCGCGGGTTGGCGGACAAAGTTGACTATCCGATGAATTACCATGTCACCGGATCGATCCGTCTGGCCCATTCCAAGGAACGCGTACAGGAATTCGAACGCGCCAAGGGTATGGGGCGCTATCAGGGAATGGACATCGAAATGATGTCCCCGAAAGAAGCGCAAGAGATCTACCCGTTCATGGAACTGCACGATCTCAAGGGTGTGCTTTATGATCCCAACGATGGCGATATCGATCCCAGCCAGCTGACACAGGCACTGGCCAAGGGCGCACGCGATCTGGGTGCGCGGATCGAACGTTTCTGCCCTGCGACGGGCGTGTCGCGCGATGGCGATGAATGGATCATTCACACCGACAAGGGCGATATCCGTTGCGAATTCGTGGTCAATGCCGCGGGTTACTATGCGCAAAAAGTGGGTGAATGGTTCAAACCCTATGGCGGACGCACTGTGCCGATGATGGTGATGAGTCACCAGTACCTGCTGACCGACGAAATCCCCGAAATCGCAAAATTTACCGCGGATCACGGTAAACTGCCGCTGCTGCGCGACGTGGATTCATCCTATTATCTGCGGCAGGAAAAGACCGGCCTGAACCTTGGCCCGTACGAGCGTAACTGCAAGGCACACTGGATCACGCCCGAAGACCCGTTTCCCGAAGATTTCAGCTTTCAGCTTTATCCCGACGATCTGGAACGGCTTGAATGGTACATCGAAGACGCAATGGCTCGGGTGCCGCTGTTGGGCAGCACCGGCATCAACAAGGTGATCAACGGCCCGATCCCCTATGCCCCTGACGGATTGCCCCTGCTGGGCCCGATGCCCGGCGTGAAAAACGCATTTGAGGCATGTGTGTTCACCTTTGGCATCGCCCAGTCCGGCGGTGCGGGCAAGGTGTTGGCCGAGTGGATCACCGAAGGTGCGACCGAATGGGATATGTGGGCGGTCGATCCGCGCCGCTACACCGATTACACCGATGCCGATTATTGCATCCAGAAAGGGATGGAAACCTATGGCCATGAATACGCCATGCATTTCCCCTGGCACGCGTGGCCTGCGGGGCGCGACAAGAAACTGTCGCCTGTTCATGACAAGGTGATCAAGGCAGGCGGTGTGATGGGGGCCTATAACGGATGGGAGCGCGCCAACTGGTTTGCCCAACCGGGTGACGACACATCGCTTGATGCCACCCATACATGGGAACGCGCCGGCCCCTGGGAACAGCGCATTCGTGAAGAATGCGAAGCGGTGCGCGATAATGTCGGTGTGCTCGACCTGCCGGGATTTTCGCGCTTCAACCTTAGCGGTGAAGGCGCGGCAGAGTGGTTGCGCGGCATGATCACCGGCGGTTTGCCCAAAATCGGGCGGATGAACCTTGCCTATTTCGCCGATGATCGCGGCCGTATCCTGACTGAGATGAGCGTGCTGCGTCACGGCGAGGATCAGTTTACCCTGATCACCGCCGCCACGGCCCAATGGCATGATTTCGACGTGCTGAATAACGCGTTGCCCACGGGCCTGAGCCTGACGGATCACACGACGGAATATTCCACCCTGATCGTGACTGGGCCAAAGGCGCGCGCCTTGTTCGAACAGATTGCCGAGGCTGATTTGTCACTGGGGTGGCTGTCACACCAGCCCGCCAGGGTCGCCGGCAAGAGTGCGGCGCTTGCACGGGTCAGTTTTGCCGGTGAACTGGGTTGGGAAATCCATGCCACCAATGCGGATATGCCCGAGATTTACGATGCCGTGATCGCCGCGGGCGCAAAACCGTTCGGCATGTGGGCGCTGAACAGCTTGCGCATCGAAAAAGGCTATCGCGCATGGAAAGGCGATCTGTCGACCGATTACACCCTGTTCGAAGGCGGGCTTGACCGGTTTGTCAAACTGGACAAACCACAGGATTTCCGCGGCAAGGCTGCCTTGCAGAATGAAAAGCAGCAGGGCAGCAAAAAACGGTTTGTCACCCTTCTTGTCGATGCGGGCGCGGCAGATGCGCCTTACATGTCCACGCTTTGGCATGACGGGCAGGTGGTGGGTGAAACCACATCCGGCGCATGGGGATACCGGATAAACAGCTCGGTTGCCTTGGGGATGGTGCGTACCGACCTCGCGGTGCCCGACACCGCGCTCGAGGTTGAAATCTACGGTGAACGCCGCCGCGCAACCGTACAGGCAGACGCGCCCTTGTGGGACGCGGACAACGAAAGGCTGCGTGCATGA
- a CDS encoding LysE family translocator encodes MTLETYLLYLGVLAAFFATPPDTSQLLIMSNAMRHGLKRSLATVAGDLSANTLQMSAAAFGLTAIIAASADALWIVKWLGVAYLVWIGLTLMLSKPETGPANAAPAARLGILYRQGFLTSSANPYAVVFFGALFPQFIDPTLAVLPQLVILGLTYLVVDGAMLVLWGWLAQRTLGRIRLLQGVWLNRLSGALMIAAAALLGSRDLAAEAGK; translated from the coding sequence ATGACGCTTGAAACGTACCTGCTTTACCTTGGTGTGCTGGCGGCTTTTTTCGCGACCCCGCCTGACACCAGCCAATTGCTGATCATGTCAAACGCAATGCGGCATGGCCTAAAGCGCAGCCTTGCGACTGTTGCGGGTGATCTCTCAGCCAACACCTTGCAGATGAGCGCTGCGGCCTTTGGTCTGACAGCCATTATCGCGGCATCGGCTGATGCGCTTTGGATCGTGAAGTGGCTGGGCGTTGCCTATCTGGTCTGGATCGGCCTGACCCTGATGTTGTCAAAGCCCGAAACGGGGCCAGCGAACGCTGCTCCTGCGGCCCGGCTTGGCATCCTTTACCGGCAGGGGTTTCTGACATCGTCAGCCAATCCATATGCTGTGGTTTTTTTCGGCGCCCTGTTCCCGCAATTCATCGATCCGACTTTGGCTGTGCTTCCGCAGCTTGTCATTCTGGGGCTGACTTATCTTGTTGTGGATGGGGCAATGCTGGTTCTTTGGGGCTGGCTGGCTCAACGAACACTCGGTCGCATCCGGTTGCTTCAGGGTGTCTGGCTGAACAGGCTGTCCGGCGCATTAATGATCGCAGCAGCGGCGCTTTTGGGCAGCCGTGATTTGGCGGCAGAGGCTGGAAAATGA
- a CDS encoding homocysteine S-methyltransferase family protein: MTDIILLDGSIGQELVRRSADRATPLWSTQVMLDHPEMVGEVHRDYFGVGATIATANTYAVHRSRLVRVGLDDQMPVLVNTALDQARAARDAHGGGRVAGALGPLLASYRPDLKPDVDDAAEKFGELVRIMEDKVDLFLIETVSSVQEAIGALRGTAATTKPVWLALSVEDDDGTRLRSGEALVDIRPVIDGFKPDAVLINCTRPEAVASALEIIKAFGLPFGAYANGFTRISDAFKADAPTVDALEQRTDLGPAAYSKFAMGWIAQGATIVGGCCEVGPDHIAQLARDLRAAGHSIV, encoded by the coding sequence ATGACGGACATTATCCTTTTGGACGGGTCTATCGGGCAGGAACTGGTCAGGCGCAGCGCGGACCGGGCCACGCCGCTGTGGTCCACGCAAGTGATGCTGGACCATCCCGAAATGGTGGGCGAGGTACACCGCGATTACTTTGGTGTCGGTGCCACGATCGCGACGGCCAATACCTATGCCGTACACCGATCCCGTCTGGTACGCGTCGGATTGGACGATCAGATGCCGGTCTTGGTGAACACCGCGCTGGATCAGGCCCGCGCGGCCCGCGATGCCCATGGTGGCGGGCGTGTTGCGGGCGCGCTTGGCCCGCTACTGGCGTCCTACCGCCCTGACCTCAAACCGGATGTTGACGATGCCGCCGAAAAATTCGGTGAACTGGTCCGGATTATGGAGGACAAGGTTGATCTGTTCCTGATCGAAACCGTGTCTTCGGTGCAAGAGGCGATTGGCGCATTGCGCGGCACGGCAGCGACAACAAAACCTGTCTGGCTGGCGCTGAGTGTCGAGGACGACGACGGAACGCGCCTGCGATCCGGCGAGGCGCTTGTAGATATTCGTCCGGTGATCGACGGTTTCAAGCCTGACGCTGTCCTGATCAATTGTACGCGGCCAGAAGCGGTAGCTTCCGCGCTTGAAATCATCAAGGCATTCGGGCTGCCATTCGGCGCATATGCCAACGGGTTCACCCGGATTTCGGATGCATTCAAGGCGGATGCCCCCACAGTCGATGCACTTGAACAGCGCACAGATCTGGGGCCAGCGGCCTATTCCAAATTTGCCATGGGCTGGATCGCGCAAGGCGCCACCATTGTCGGCGGCTGCTGCGAAGTGGGGCCTGATCACATTGCACAACTGGCCCGCGATCTCCGCGCGGCAGGTCATTCCATCGTATAG
- a CDS encoding GcvT family protein — MNTLPSSARVVIIGGGVIGCSVAYHLTQLGWQDVVLLERKQLTSGTTWHAAGLIGQLRASSNMTKLAKYSADLYARLEEETGVATGLRQVGSVSVALTDARKEELFRNAAMARAFGVPVEEISPAEIKKRYEHINLDGVKAGVWLPTDGQGDPANIALALAKGARQQGALIQERVKVTGVTRDHRTVTGVNWTDEDGNTGHMTCDMAVNCAGMWGHDVGRMLGINVPLQACEHFYIVSEPIEGLTQMPVLRVPDECAYYKEDAGKMMLGAFEPVSKPWGMGGIPDSFEFDQLPEDFDHFEPILEQAVNRLPMLGTAGIHTFFNGPESFTPDDAYHLGLAPEMDNVWVAAGFNSIGIQSGGGAGMALSQWMHTGEKPFDLGDVNIARMQPFQGNKKYLVERATETLGLLYADHYPYRQKATARGVRRTPFHHHLLEHGAVMGEIAGWERANWFANPGQTPEYEYSWKRQNFFDNVAAEHAAIRSNVGMYDMSSFGKIRVEGPDATAFLNHVGGGQYDVPVGKIVYTQFLNVTGGIEADVTITRLSETAYLVVTPAATRLADQTWMMRHKGHYNVVLTDVTAGEAVLAVMGPNARKLMQAVSPNDFSNAVNPFGTAQEIELGLGLARVHRVTYVGELGWEIYVSSDMAGHTFETLHAAGQDMGLTLCGMHMMDCARIEKGFRHFGHDITSEDHVLEAGLGFAVKTDKPDFIGRDAVLRKKDEGLANRMVQFRLTDPEPLLYHNEPVIRDGEIVGYLSSGAYGHHLGAAIGMGYVPCKGESAADVLASSYEIDVAGTRVKAEVSLKPMYDPSAEHAKA; from the coding sequence ATGAATACTCTTCCTTCTTCGGCTCGCGTGGTCATCATTGGTGGTGGCGTCATCGGATGTTCTGTTGCCTACCATCTGACGCAACTGGGCTGGCAGGATGTTGTCCTGCTGGAACGCAAGCAACTGACTTCGGGCACCACATGGCACGCCGCCGGTCTGATCGGGCAGTTGCGCGCTTCCTCGAACATGACCAAGCTGGCGAAATACTCTGCCGATCTTTATGCGCGTCTGGAGGAAGAAACCGGCGTTGCAACCGGTTTGCGGCAAGTTGGTTCGGTCTCTGTCGCCCTAACCGACGCGCGCAAGGAGGAACTGTTCCGCAATGCCGCCATGGCGCGTGCCTTTGGGGTGCCGGTCGAAGAAATCTCGCCCGCGGAGATCAAGAAACGGTATGAACATATCAATCTGGACGGGGTCAAGGCAGGTGTCTGGCTGCCAACGGACGGGCAGGGTGATCCCGCCAATATCGCGCTGGCGCTGGCCAAGGGCGCGCGCCAGCAAGGCGCGCTGATACAGGAACGCGTCAAGGTAACAGGCGTGACCCGCGATCATCGCACGGTAACAGGCGTGAACTGGACAGATGAAGACGGAAATACCGGCCACATGACTTGCGATATGGCGGTCAACTGTGCCGGAATGTGGGGCCATGATGTGGGCCGGATGCTGGGGATCAACGTACCGTTACAAGCCTGCGAACATTTTTACATCGTGTCCGAACCGATCGAAGGGCTGACCCAGATGCCGGTGCTGCGGGTGCCGGACGAATGTGCCTATTACAAGGAAGATGCGGGCAAAATGATGCTGGGCGCGTTCGAACCGGTCAGCAAACCGTGGGGAATGGGGGGCATCCCCGACAGTTTCGAATTCGATCAGTTGCCCGAAGACTTTGATCATTTCGAACCCATTCTGGAACAGGCGGTCAACCGTTTGCCGATGCTTGGAACGGCCGGTATCCACACGTTCTTTAACGGACCCGAAAGCTTTACCCCCGATGACGCCTATCATCTGGGCCTTGCCCCCGAGATGGACAATGTCTGGGTCGCTGCGGGGTTCAATTCGATCGGCATCCAGTCCGGTGGCGGCGCGGGTATGGCGCTTAGCCAGTGGATGCATACCGGCGAAAAACCGTTTGATCTGGGCGATGTGAACATCGCGCGGATGCAGCCGTTTCAGGGCAACAAGAAATATCTGGTCGAACGCGCAACCGAAACGCTGGGCCTGCTCTACGCGGATCATTACCCTTACCGGCAAAAGGCCACGGCGCGCGGCGTGCGCCGTACCCCGTTCCACCACCATTTGCTGGAACACGGGGCCGTCATGGGCGAAATCGCGGGCTGGGAGCGGGCCAACTGGTTCGCCAATCCGGGCCAGACACCCGAATACGAATACAGTTGGAAGCGGCAGAATTTCTTTGACAACGTTGCCGCCGAACACGCTGCGATCCGCAGCAATGTCGGCATGTACGATATGTCGTCTTTTGGCAAAATCCGCGTCGAAGGGCCGGATGCAACTGCATTCCTGAACCATGTGGGTGGCGGGCAATATGACGTCCCGGTGGGCAAGATCGTCTATACCCAGTTCCTGAATGTCACTGGCGGGATCGAAGCGGATGTAACCATCACCCGCCTGTCGGAAACTGCCTATCTGGTGGTCACGCCTGCCGCCACGCGACTGGCCGATCAGACTTGGATGATGCGCCACAAGGGTCATTACAACGTTGTTCTGACAGATGTGACCGCGGGCGAAGCCGTATTGGCCGTCATGGGCCCCAATGCGCGCAAGCTGATGCAGGCTGTTTCACCCAACGATTTTTCCAACGCCGTCAATCCGTTCGGCACCGCACAAGAGATCGAACTGGGTCTGGGTCTGGCGCGGGTACATCGCGTCACCTATGTCGGAGAGCTTGGCTGGGAAATCTATGTGTCCTCTGACATGGCGGGCCATACGTTTGAAACGCTTCACGCCGCCGGTCAGGACATGGGCCTGACCCTTTGCGGGATGCACATGATGGATTGCGCTCGGATCGAAAAAGGCTTTCGCCATTTCGGCCATGACATCACCAGCGAAGATCATGTGCTTGAGGCCGGATTGGGTTTTGCCGTGAAAACCGACAAACCGGACTTTATCGGGCGTGATGCGGTGCTGCGCAAGAAAGACGAAGGTCTGGCCAACCGCATGGTCCAGTTCAGGCTGACCGATCCCGAACCGCTGCTCTATCACAACGAACCGGTGATCCGTGACGGAGAGATTGTGGGCTACCTGTCTTCCGGTGCCTACGGCCACCACCTGGGTGCGGCCATCGGCATGGGATACGTGCCCTGCAAGGGCGAAAGCGCGGCGGATGTTCTTGCTTCAAGCTATGAAATCGATGTTGCAGGTACCCGGGTCAAGGCCGAGGTATCGCTGAAGCCGATGTATGACCCAAGCGCGGAGCACGCCAAGGCTTAG
- a CDS encoding alpha/beta fold hydrolase, with amino-acid sequence MFLDIAGNRVFALSFGKGPKTFLAHSGWIGNFEDWIATLSILSEEWRVVVYDHRGSGETPVPSEDITADALVDDVFGVMNALKIETCTLAGFSAGAVTALRAALRHPDRFEGLMLLNGSGGVKVSDAEIKPRVPPSQWPGDTHLERLEWFATMCTPEPGALHIRRWAVNLLSRATPEAAEASFLTQPSQTLDWPAELGRLSLPTLLVHGELDPLVDVKDMEYLQSLLPQSKLVIMEGSGHLPAMTRPQDVAREINEFFAV; translated from the coding sequence ATGTTCCTTGATATTGCAGGCAACCGCGTTTTCGCGCTCAGCTTTGGGAAGGGGCCCAAGACGTTTCTTGCGCATAGTGGCTGGATCGGAAACTTCGAAGACTGGATCGCAACCCTCTCCATACTAAGCGAAGAGTGGCGGGTTGTCGTTTATGACCATCGCGGAAGCGGCGAAACACCCGTTCCAAGCGAAGACATTACTGCAGACGCTCTTGTGGACGACGTTTTCGGGGTTATGAACGCGCTGAAGATCGAAACCTGCACACTTGCCGGTTTTTCCGCAGGTGCCGTAACGGCATTGCGTGCTGCGCTGAGACATCCGGACCGGTTTGAAGGTCTCATGCTGCTGAATGGCAGCGGCGGGGTGAAAGTGTCGGACGCAGAAATCAAACCACGCGTTCCGCCATCCCAATGGCCCGGTGATACGCACCTTGAACGGCTGGAGTGGTTTGCGACGATGTGTACGCCGGAACCTGGTGCGCTGCATATTCGCCGATGGGCCGTGAATCTGTTATCACGGGCCACACCCGAGGCAGCAGAAGCATCGTTCCTGACCCAGCCATCGCAAACCCTGGATTGGCCTGCAGAGCTGGGGCGCCTGTCATTGCCCACGCTTCTGGTTCACGGAGAGCTTGATCCATTGGTTGACGTCAAGGATATGGAATATCTGCAATCGCTGCTTCCTCAATCCAAGCTGGTCATAATGGAAGGGTCCGGCCACTTGCCCGCAATGACCAGACCGCAAGACGTCGCCCGCGAGATCAACGAATTTTTTGCAGTTTAA
- a CDS encoding RluA family pseudouridine synthase: protein MQSEYDPPTGPLSVLHRDPSFVIVDKPAGLLSVPGRGPHLADCLIARVAQDFPDTLLVHRLDRDTSGIMVFALTRAAQKTLGQQFERKRTRKTYVARVAGQVQGDSGQVDLPLIVDWPNRPRHMVCHDTGKPAQTDWRVIARDAGETRMELTPRTGRTHQLRLHMMALGHPILGDPFYATGRDADYDRMMLHSATLGFEHPETGEPVTFQSAAPF from the coding sequence GTGCAATCTGAATATGATCCGCCCACCGGCCCGCTATCGGTGCTGCACCGCGATCCGTCTTTTGTGATCGTCGACAAACCGGCGGGCTTGCTTTCGGTTCCGGGGCGTGGGCCGCATCTTGCCGATTGTCTGATTGCGCGGGTGGCGCAGGATTTCCCCGATACGCTTCTGGTGCATCGTCTGGATCGCGACACATCCGGCATCATGGTCTTTGCACTGACCCGCGCTGCCCAAAAAACGCTGGGCCAGCAGTTCGAACGGAAAAGAACCCGCAAGACTTATGTGGCCCGAGTAGCGGGACAGGTGCAGGGCGACAGCGGGCAGGTTGATCTGCCCCTGATCGTGGATTGGCCGAACCGCCCGCGCCACATGGTGTGCCACGACACCGGCAAACCGGCCCAGACCGACTGGCGGGTGATCGCACGGGATGCGGGCGAAACCCGAATGGAACTGACACCCAGAACCGGGCGCACCCATCAGCTGCGCCTGCACATGATGGCGCTGGGCCATCCCATTCTGGGTGATCCGTTTTACGCAACGGGCAGGGACGCAGATTATGACCGCATGATGCTGCATTCGGCGACGCTTGGGTTCGAACATCCGGAAACCGGCGAACCCGTTACGTTCCAATCCGCCGCGCCGTTCTAG
- a CDS encoding alpha-1,2-fucosyltransferase, with translation MIYSRLHGRLGNQMFQYAAARGLAARHGTQVVLDTRTALHRGEGVLTRVFDLDVADPAPLPPARHDAPLRYAIWRMTGAAPAFKRERGLGYNSVIETWPDNVYLHGYWQSEQYFAHIAQDMRRQFAFRPPPSPQNKQMAARIRDTLSVSLHVRRGDYLTFDAHTICDQTYYGAALAQVAAPLDGTPTVFVFSDDPDWARDNLPLPYEKVVVDFNGPDADYEDMRLMSLCQHNIIANSSFSWWAAWLNANPEKRVAGPSDWFGDPKLNNPDILPQSWFRI, from the coding sequence ATGATCTATTCACGTCTGCACGGCCGCTTGGGCAACCAGATGTTTCAATACGCCGCCGCTCGTGGTCTGGCGGCGCGGCACGGAACGCAGGTTGTGCTGGACACCCGTACCGCCCTGCATCGCGGCGAAGGCGTGCTGACACGTGTATTTGATCTGGATGTTGCAGATCCTGCACCCCTGCCGCCAGCCCGCCACGACGCGCCGTTGCGATATGCCATCTGGCGCATGACGGGTGCCGCGCCTGCGTTCAAACGGGAACGGGGTTTGGGGTATAATTCCGTGATCGAAACCTGGCCCGATAATGTGTACCTGCACGGCTACTGGCAGTCAGAGCAGTACTTTGCGCATATCGCACAGGACATGCGCCGGCAATTTGCCTTCCGCCCGCCGCCGTCACCCCAAAATAAACAAATGGCGGCCCGCATCCGTGACACGCTGTCGGTTTCGCTGCATGTGCGGCGCGGCGATTACCTGACATTCGATGCCCATACGATCTGTGATCAGACCTATTACGGCGCGGCACTTGCGCAGGTTGCCGCACCGTTGGATGGTACGCCGACCGTATTCGTGTTTTCGGATGATCCCGATTGGGCACGGGACAACCTGCCCCTGCCCTACGAAAAGGTGGTGGTTGATTTCAACGGGCCAGACGCCGATTACGAAGACATGCGCTTGATGAGCCTGTGCCAGCACAACATCATCGCCAATTCTTCGTTTTCATGGTGGGCCGCATGGCTGAACGCGAACCCCGAAAAACGCGTGGCGGGGCCGTCGGACTGGTTTGGCGATCCCAAGCTGAACAACCCCGATATTCTGCCGCAAAGCTGGTTTCGTATCTGA